Proteins encoded in a region of the Phoenix dactylifera cultivar Barhee BC4 unplaced genomic scaffold, palm_55x_up_171113_PBpolish2nd_filt_p 000960F, whole genome shotgun sequence genome:
- the LOC120107687 gene encoding E3 ubiquitin-protein ligase ATL31-like, translating to MNHRHPISALVLLLPLLLLTPRCSIAQSSPSSGRNNDDDDDDESYFNTTNYNGSMAILIVVFIIAFFITGFFSMYIRRCTGNGTESGRVSVRGGAGWGQEGLDPAVLETFPTLVYSEVKGLRIGKEAPECAVCLSEFEDDETLRLLPKCSHVFHTDCIDTWLATHATCPVCRSNLVPDPDAPQTPASNLQPPAPAAVEGTVGGGERADAAPAEQVEITVDEEAAEMERREEAAEMERIGSRKRAMRSRSGRRPARYPRSHSTGHSVVQPGENLDRFTLRLPEHILMEIIAAEKLHRSTSCVAFPTAGEGSSRRGYGGGGGSGWEGSSRGGRSIRLGRSGRWPSSFFVRTFSAKIPTWRRGDGEGSVKKGDGEGSTRGNRFAVAPFDCLDGGGKAERVADEDESSSAALARQV from the coding sequence ATGAATCACCGCCATCCAATCTCCGcccttgttctcctccttccctTGCTTCTACTCACCCCTCGGTGCTCAATCGCCCAGTCCTCCCCTTCCTCCGGCCGCAacaacgacgacgacgacgacgacgagtcTTATTTCAACACGACGAATTACAACGGTTCGATGGCGATCCTGATCGTAGTGTTTATCATCGCGTTCTTCATTACGGGGTTTTTTTCGATGTATATCCGGCGGTGCACCGGCAACGGCACGGAGTCGGGCCGCGTTTCCGTGCGCGGCGGCGCCGGGTGGGGGCAGGAGGGGCTGGACCCAGCGGTGCTGGAGACGTTCCCGACGCTGGTTTACTCGGAGGTGAAGGGGCTCAGGATCGGGAAAGAGGCGCCGGAGTGCGCGGTTTGCCTCAGCGAGTTCGAGGACGACGAGACGCTCCGGCTCCTCCCCAAATGCAGCCACGTGTTCCACACCGATTGTATCGACACCTGGCTCGCCACCCACGCCACCTGCCCGGTCTGCCGCTCCAATCTCGTCCCCGACCCCGACGCCCCACAAACCCCCGCATCCAATCTCCAACCGCCGGCGCCGGCGGCCGTGGAGGGGACGGTGGGTGGTGGGGAGAGGGCGGATGCGGCGCCTGCGGAGCAGGTGGAGATCACGGTGGACGAGGAGGCGGCGGagatggagaggagggaggaggcagcGGAGATGGAAAGGATCGGAAGCCGGAAGCGGGCGATGCGGTCGAGGTCGGGAAGGCGGCCGGCGAGGTACCCGCGGTCGCACTCGACGGGGCACTCGGTGGTGCAGCCGGGGGAGAATCTCGACCGGTTTACTCTCCGACTGCCGGAGCACATCCTGATGGAGATCATCGCCGCCGAGAAGCTCCACCGGTCGACGAGCTGCGTCGCTTTCCCGACCGCCGGGGAAGGGAGCTCGCGCCGGGGATACGGCGGTGGTGGAGGGAGTGGATGGGAGGGGAGTAGCCGCGGTGGGAGGAGCATCCGGCTGGGAAGGTCGGGCCGGTGGCCGTCGTCGTTCTTCGTGAGGACGTTCTCGGCGAAGATTCCGACGTGGAGGAGGGGGGATGGGGAGGGCTCCGTGAAGAAGGGGGATGGGGAGGGATCCACGAGGGGGAATCGCTTCGCCGTGGCGCCCTTCGACTGCCTCGACGGCGGCGGGAAGGCCGAACGCGTCGCCGACGAGGACGAATCGTCCAGTGCCGCACTCGCCCGGCAGGTTTGA